From the Nonlabens marinus S1-08 genome, one window contains:
- a CDS encoding YkgJ family cysteine cluster protein, with protein MISPTDLPVLAAQRKKENVAFFKKLKRKTPKNLDQITQQLHNDVFEEVDCLKCANCCKTTGPLFTESDINRIAKHFKMKPGAFIESYLRIDEDRDYVLQNTPCSFLGADNYCGIYEVRPKACREYPHTDRRKLQQIGSLTVANTFICPAAYTIVERMKEAVNH; from the coding sequence ATGATTTCGCCCACGGACCTTCCAGTTTTAGCTGCACAACGCAAAAAGGAGAACGTTGCTTTTTTCAAAAAATTGAAACGTAAGACTCCTAAAAACCTAGATCAAATCACTCAACAACTACATAATGATGTGTTTGAAGAGGTGGATTGTTTAAAATGTGCCAATTGTTGCAAAACCACTGGTCCTTTATTTACGGAAAGCGACATCAATCGGATTGCGAAACACTTTAAAATGAAGCCCGGCGCATTTATTGAATCCTATTTAAGGATAGATGAAGACCGTGATTATGTGTTGCAAAACACACCTTGTTCATTTTTAGGTGCGGATAACTACTGCGGTATTTATGAGGTTAGACCTAAGGCCTGCCGGGAATACCCACATACGGATCGGAGAAAACTACAGCAGATAGGTTCACTCACAGTTGCTAACACATTTATTTGTCCAGCAGCCTATACTATAGTCGAACGTATGAAAGAAGCGGTGAATCATTAA
- a CDS encoding TlpA disulfide reductase family protein, giving the protein MRVIYIVLLFVIITACSEKEVSTTQIVQRDFLTQLINEPSTEKVQVINFWATWCAPCVEELPAFVAIDERDDVEVILISLDEAKNVESLVNPFLVTNKITSTVKLLDDPYAAEWIPMVDEHWDGAIPATLIQKGSKKMFYNHSFTTNELEEEVSKFL; this is encoded by the coding sequence ATGCGTGTCATCTATATAGTGTTATTGTTTGTAATCATTACTGCTTGCAGTGAGAAGGAAGTCAGTACAACACAGATTGTACAACGTGATTTTCTTACACAACTGATCAATGAGCCATCTACAGAAAAAGTCCAAGTCATCAACTTTTGGGCAACCTGGTGTGCTCCTTGTGTTGAAGAATTACCTGCTTTCGTAGCCATTGATGAACGTGATGATGTAGAAGTTATTCTTATTTCTCTAGATGAAGCAAAAAACGTAGAAAGCCTAGTGAACCCGTTTCTTGTAACAAATAAAATAACCTCCACAGTCAAGTTATTAGACGACCCATATGCTGCAGAATGGATTCCCATGGTGGATGAGCACTGGGATGGTGCTATTCCAGCAACCCTAATTCAAAAAGGTTCAAAAAAAATGTTTTACAATCACTCTTTCACTACAAATGAATTGGAAGAGGAAGTCTCAAAATTCCTATGA
- a CDS encoding thioredoxin family protein: protein MKTLKILTVICIIALASAVVFGVVNYSNPSELYASNPEAPQERFDENPREQVAPSRSINMKEDELIGYRIGDVATDFELQNIDGSMVSLSNYPDAKGFIVIFTCNHCPYSKAYEDRIITIDKEFKKKGYPVIAINPNNPEKYPDDSFAKMKIRSKEKGFTFPYLFDANQDIYPQYGATKTPHVFLLNKENGKNIVKYIGAIDDNYQDPKAVKNHFLRDAVNSLIAGQEIQNKTTVAIGCSIKS, encoded by the coding sequence ATGAAAACTTTAAAAATCCTTACGGTCATTTGTATTATCGCTTTAGCTAGTGCAGTAGTTTTTGGTGTGGTCAACTATTCTAACCCGAGCGAACTTTATGCTAGTAATCCCGAAGCTCCTCAAGAGCGGTTTGATGAAAATCCAAGAGAGCAAGTTGCTCCATCTCGATCCATAAATATGAAGGAAGATGAACTTATAGGATATCGAATAGGAGATGTCGCTACTGATTTCGAACTTCAAAATATTGATGGATCGATGGTTTCTTTAAGCAATTACCCTGATGCAAAAGGCTTTATAGTTATTTTCACTTGTAATCATTGTCCGTATAGCAAGGCTTATGAGGACAGGATTATTACTATCGATAAAGAGTTTAAGAAAAAAGGCTACCCTGTAATTGCAATAAACCCTAACAACCCTGAAAAATACCCAGACGACAGCTTTGCTAAAATGAAGATCAGATCCAAAGAAAAAGGATTTACATTCCCTTATTTATTTGACGCAAATCAAGATATTTACCCGCAATACGGTGCGACTAAAACTCCTCATGTGTTTCTTTTAAATAAAGAAAACGGTAAAAACATCGTCAAATACATCGGCGCAATTGATGATAACTATCAAGATCCCAAAGCCGTAAAAAATCATTTTTTGAGAGATGCTGTTAACTCGCTGATCGCAGGGCAAGAAATTCAAAATAAAACAACAGTGGCCATTGGTTGTTCCATTAAAAGTTAG
- a CDS encoding MBL fold metallo-hydrolase — protein MVLEQYYTKCLAQGTYYLSSNKEAAVIDPLREVQQYIDRAHEEGSTIKYIFLTHFHADFVSGHVDLAQKTGATIVIGPNAETSYAFAKAEHLQKFTIGDISLTLLHTPGHTMESSCYLMKDENRIAKALFTGDTLFIGDVGRPDLAAKSDVTTEDLAGLLYDSLRNVIMPLPDDITVYPAHGAGSACGKNMSSETSDSLGNQKATNYALDASLSKEDFIKEVTSGIAPPPAYFPKNVQMNRGVNSSIDEVLKRGISEIKPLAFQALAQDAEFLVLDVRSPQEFTAGHVPGSWFIGLDGQFAPWVGSLIEDIDQKIVLVAPLGREEEAVTRLARVGYDNVQGFLKGGFEAWKQAGYSISSIENMSPEKFVMSLEDGSIANPIDVRKPREYEAAHLKNVTLASLDEIAQNLKNLNTTEVYHIHCAGGYRSVIYASIAKANGYSKLINIEGGYGAIKKVAPSHLINNDTRATL, from the coding sequence ATGGTACTAGAGCAGTATTATACCAAATGCCTGGCACAAGGCACCTACTACTTATCTTCTAATAAGGAAGCGGCAGTGATCGACCCATTGCGGGAAGTTCAACAATATATTGACCGAGCCCACGAAGAAGGTTCCACCATTAAATATATTTTTCTGACTCACTTTCACGCAGATTTTGTTTCAGGTCATGTAGATCTGGCTCAAAAAACTGGAGCGACCATCGTTATAGGTCCAAATGCTGAGACGAGTTACGCTTTCGCGAAAGCGGAACACCTACAAAAATTCACCATAGGCGACATCAGCTTGACCTTATTGCATACACCTGGGCACACTATGGAGTCCTCCTGCTACCTAATGAAGGACGAAAATCGAATTGCAAAAGCCTTGTTTACAGGCGACACCCTTTTTATAGGTGACGTGGGTAGACCAGATCTTGCCGCAAAAAGCGACGTCACAACTGAAGATCTAGCAGGCTTGTTATACGATTCTTTACGAAATGTGATCATGCCTTTACCTGACGATATCACCGTATATCCAGCTCATGGTGCCGGTAGCGCATGCGGCAAGAACATGAGCAGTGAAACGAGCGATAGTTTAGGAAACCAGAAAGCCACCAACTATGCATTGGATGCTTCCTTGAGCAAGGAGGATTTTATCAAAGAGGTAACTTCAGGGATTGCACCACCACCCGCTTACTTTCCTAAGAACGTTCAAATGAACCGTGGCGTCAACTCTAGCATTGATGAGGTGTTGAAACGTGGTATATCTGAAATCAAACCATTGGCTTTTCAAGCACTAGCGCAGGATGCTGAGTTTTTGGTTTTAGACGTACGCTCCCCTCAGGAATTTACAGCTGGACATGTTCCAGGGTCTTGGTTTATAGGTTTGGACGGTCAATTTGCCCCATGGGTTGGCTCTTTAATTGAAGATATTGATCAAAAAATAGTTTTGGTAGCCCCATTAGGTCGTGAAGAAGAGGCAGTCACACGGCTTGCAAGAGTTGGATACGATAATGTTCAAGGATTTTTAAAAGGTGGTTTTGAAGCATGGAAGCAAGCTGGTTACTCCATAAGTTCCATAGAAAATATGTCCCCTGAAAAGTTTGTGATGAGTCTTGAAGATGGCAGTATTGCAAACCCTATTGATGTGCGTAAACCTAGAGAGTATGAAGCAGCGCACCTAAAAAACGTCACATTAGCTTCTCTAGATGAGATTGCACAAAACCTTAAAAACTTAAATACTACTGAAGTTTACCATATTCACTGTGCAGGTGGTTACAGGTCTGTGATTTATGCCAGCATTGCGAAGGCTAATGGATATTCCAAACTAATAAATATAGAAGGTGGGTATGGAGCCATAAAAAAGGTAGCCCCTTCCCATTTAATTAATAACGATACAAGAGCAACCCTATGA
- a CDS encoding rhodanese-like domain-containing protein produces MKNLSNSEWKEEVANDSNAIILDVRTDDEVAEGILKNAIHHDIHQPQEFMAALDNMDKSKNYYVYCRAGSRSSQACQIMDQMGFENTYNLTGGFSNWDGAVDQIN; encoded by the coding sequence ATGAAAAATTTGAGTAATTCTGAATGGAAAGAAGAAGTCGCTAACGACTCGAACGCCATAATTCTAGATGTAAGAACAGATGACGAAGTTGCCGAAGGCATCTTAAAGAATGCGATACATCATGACATTCATCAACCACAAGAATTTATGGCTGCATTAGATAATATGGATAAAAGTAAAAATTACTACGTGTATTGCCGTGCGGGCAGCCGTAGCAGTCAAGCTTGTCAAATCATGGATCAGATGGGATTTGAAAACACCTACAACCTCACTGGAGGATTCAGCAACTGGGACGGAGCGGTGGATCAAATTAACTAA
- the kdsA gene encoding 3-deoxy-8-phosphooctulonate synthase yields the protein MQLKNIPQLKHIDANNFFLLSGPCAIEGEEMALRIAEKVVSITDKLQIPYIFKGSFKKANRSRIDSFTGIGDEKALKILRKVSETFNIPTVTDIHEVSDAAMAAEYVDVLQIPAFLVRQTDLVVAAAETGKVVNLKKGQFMSPESMKHAALKVTDSGNEQVMITDRGTMFGYQDMIVDFRGIPTMRQYAPTVLDVTHSLQQPNQSSGVTGGRPDMIETIARAGIVNNVDGLFIETHFDPSNAKSDGANMLDLQYLEGLMTRLVEIRKTINSFE from the coding sequence ATGCAGCTTAAAAATATTCCACAGTTAAAACATATTGATGCTAATAACTTCTTTCTCTTATCAGGGCCATGTGCCATTGAAGGCGAAGAAATGGCTTTAAGAATTGCCGAGAAGGTTGTGAGCATTACAGATAAGCTGCAAATTCCTTATATTTTTAAGGGAAGCTTTAAGAAAGCAAACCGTAGTCGTATTGATAGCTTTACGGGTATAGGCGATGAAAAAGCGTTGAAGATTTTGAGAAAAGTAAGTGAGACTTTTAATATACCCACAGTCACTGACATTCATGAAGTAAGCGACGCAGCAATGGCTGCTGAGTATGTGGATGTCTTACAAATACCCGCATTTTTAGTACGTCAAACAGATCTTGTAGTAGCTGCCGCAGAAACTGGAAAAGTTGTAAACCTCAAAAAGGGTCAATTTATGTCACCAGAAAGCATGAAACATGCAGCGTTGAAAGTGACCGATTCTGGAAACGAGCAAGTCATGATTACAGATCGCGGGACAATGTTCGGGTATCAGGACATGATTGTAGATTTCAGAGGGATTCCTACCATGAGACAATATGCGCCTACCGTGTTAGACGTTACTCACAGTTTGCAACAACCCAATCAATCTAGTGGTGTAACTGGTGGCCGCCCAGACATGATAGAAACAATCGCTCGAGCAGGAATCGTGAATAATGTAGACGGACTGTTTATAGAGACTCATTTTGATCCTTCAAATGCCAAAAGTGATGGAGCAAACATGCTGGATTTGCAATATTTGGAAGGTTTAATGACTCGACTTGTAGAGATTCGCAAGACTATCAATTCCTTTGAGTAA
- a CDS encoding S41 family peptidase: MRCLAGILFFLFTTCIYSQGTRLLRQPTVHGNDVVFVYANDLWKASINGGEAQRLTSDIGYESVPHFSPDGSMIAFTGEYDGNIDVFVIPKEGGIPKRLTYHPGGDFVTGWTPEGTILFRSDREGKPTETTKFYTIGIEDSFPESLALTRAAYGEISPDGKYIAYTPITSWDPEWRNYRGGQAMPIWVVNMDTKALQTTSQPTKERHLDPVWHDGKVYFLSERDYTSNIWSYNPNTKEEKQITFHKKFDVKSLDADETQIVYEHGGYLNLLNRSTGSSTVIPITVNADLNTSRERWEDVSARSIANSAISPNGMRALFEHRGEIFSVPKEKGSWRNLTNSSASAERHPVWSPKGDKIAWFSDASGEYQLVVADQYGTVEKSIPLENPTFYFKPTWAPDGNHIAYTDTDYNIWVTNVVTGKTWKADTDSYAHPDRSMNPVWSPDSKWIAYAKQQKSHFKSIYAYNIDSKKIIQLTDPLADAITPIWDESGEYLYTLASTNYGLTSGWLDMSSYDPSTTRALYAIVLSKNGKSPHLPQSDEETIADIKEDKTEKQKEREKKGFDAEKEDKKPVTVTIDEDGIFDRIMAMDLPTRNYTGLGKADKGFVFVMESIENEEGLKLHLYDTKKQKAEEFTNAVQGIATSFDGKFALIDYGSSYSINSTATPVKSSDGKLPLDLKVKVNPREEYEQIFKEGWRYMRDFLYVDNVHGAPWDTIYEWYVPWIKDVRHRTDLNYVVDIMSGEVAIGHSYVSGGDLPDTKRIPVGLLGVDLKKEGNAYQIEKIYNGERWNPDIQSPLGMAGIEVKEGDYLVSINGKKLDGSSNPYQLLEQTAGREIYIEVATNLKGSEKRKVLVRPVSSERSLRYIDWVEGNRRKVDELSNGKLAYVYIPNTSEPGFTSFNRYLFSQQDKKGIVLDERNNGGGSAADYMIDILKRTPFGYFNSKANDNRPWTTPMAGIFGPKVMIINERAGSGGDLLPYMFKQQNLGPLVGTRTWGGLVGTWDTPPFVDGGRMVAPRGGFYDLNGEWAVEGEGVAPDIEVIQTPRLTIQGQDPQLERAVEEAMKLLKTQEFKYQPEPEAPVRWKRPDGYQNDN, encoded by the coding sequence ATGAGATGTCTAGCTGGAATACTCTTTTTTCTTTTTACTACTTGTATTTATAGTCAAGGTACAAGATTGTTGCGTCAACCCACGGTGCATGGCAACGATGTAGTTTTTGTTTATGCTAATGACCTATGGAAAGCTTCCATCAACGGCGGAGAAGCACAGCGATTGACTAGCGATATAGGCTATGAAAGTGTGCCTCACTTTTCTCCAGATGGCAGCATGATTGCTTTTACTGGAGAGTATGATGGCAACATCGACGTGTTTGTGATACCTAAAGAGGGAGGAATTCCAAAACGACTTACTTATCATCCAGGCGGTGACTTTGTGACAGGCTGGACACCAGAGGGAACGATATTATTCCGCTCTGACAGGGAAGGAAAACCCACAGAAACCACGAAGTTCTATACCATAGGAATAGAAGATTCATTTCCAGAATCCCTGGCTTTAACCAGAGCAGCATATGGAGAGATTTCTCCAGATGGTAAATATATCGCCTACACTCCTATCACCTCTTGGGATCCAGAATGGCGCAACTATCGCGGTGGTCAAGCAATGCCTATCTGGGTAGTGAACATGGACACCAAGGCTCTACAAACAACAAGCCAACCCACTAAAGAACGGCATCTGGACCCAGTATGGCACGATGGGAAAGTTTATTTCCTTTCAGAAAGAGATTATACCAGCAATATCTGGTCTTACAATCCTAATACAAAAGAAGAAAAGCAAATCACTTTTCATAAGAAGTTTGATGTCAAAAGCCTTGACGCTGATGAGACTCAAATAGTCTACGAACATGGCGGATATTTAAACCTTCTTAATCGAAGTACAGGATCCTCTACCGTTATCCCAATCACTGTAAACGCAGATTTAAATACTTCACGAGAGCGATGGGAAGATGTTTCTGCACGCAGTATTGCTAATTCAGCCATATCACCTAATGGGATGCGAGCGCTTTTTGAGCACCGTGGTGAAATTTTTAGTGTACCTAAAGAAAAGGGTTCATGGAGAAATTTAACAAACTCAAGTGCCTCAGCAGAGCGTCATCCAGTTTGGTCGCCTAAAGGAGATAAAATTGCTTGGTTTTCTGATGCATCAGGAGAGTACCAGCTAGTGGTTGCTGACCAGTATGGAACTGTTGAAAAGTCAATCCCACTTGAAAACCCTACATTTTATTTCAAACCTACATGGGCACCGGATGGAAACCATATTGCCTATACAGATACCGATTATAACATTTGGGTTACAAATGTAGTGACAGGAAAAACATGGAAAGCTGACACCGATAGCTACGCGCATCCAGATCGTTCTATGAATCCCGTATGGTCGCCAGATAGCAAATGGATCGCTTATGCAAAACAGCAAAAAAGTCACTTCAAATCCATTTATGCTTACAACATTGATTCTAAAAAAATCATTCAGCTTACTGACCCACTGGCTGATGCCATCACCCCTATATGGGATGAATCTGGAGAATACCTATATACTCTAGCTAGTACGAATTACGGTTTAACTTCTGGATGGCTAGACATGAGTTCTTATGATCCATCTACCACCAGAGCACTTTATGCGATTGTATTATCTAAAAATGGGAAATCACCCCACCTCCCTCAATCTGATGAAGAAACCATAGCTGATATAAAAGAGGATAAAACAGAGAAGCAAAAAGAACGCGAGAAAAAAGGTTTTGATGCTGAAAAGGAGGACAAAAAACCAGTGACTGTAACCATCGATGAAGACGGTATTTTTGATCGAATCATGGCAATGGATTTACCTACCAGAAATTATACAGGTCTTGGCAAAGCAGACAAAGGTTTTGTCTTTGTAATGGAATCTATTGAAAACGAAGAAGGCCTTAAACTCCATCTTTACGATACTAAAAAACAAAAAGCAGAAGAATTTACTAATGCTGTTCAAGGCATAGCCACCAGTTTTGATGGCAAGTTTGCTTTAATCGACTATGGTTCCAGTTATTCTATTAACTCTACAGCTACGCCGGTGAAGTCTAGTGATGGTAAATTGCCTCTAGACTTGAAAGTAAAAGTGAACCCACGCGAGGAGTACGAGCAGATTTTTAAAGAAGGCTGGAGATATATGCGAGACTTCCTATATGTGGACAATGTGCATGGAGCTCCTTGGGATACTATTTATGAATGGTATGTGCCCTGGATCAAAGACGTTAGGCATAGAACAGACCTCAATTATGTAGTCGACATCATGAGTGGAGAGGTAGCAATTGGACATTCCTATGTTTCCGGTGGTGACCTACCAGATACCAAACGCATTCCGGTAGGTTTACTGGGCGTTGATTTGAAAAAAGAAGGGAATGCTTATCAAATTGAAAAGATATACAATGGCGAACGATGGAACCCAGACATCCAGAGTCCATTAGGGATGGCTGGGATTGAAGTAAAAGAAGGTGATTATTTAGTTTCCATAAATGGAAAGAAATTAGACGGTTCTTCAAACCCATATCAATTATTAGAACAAACCGCAGGTAGGGAGATCTATATTGAGGTAGCCACTAATCTTAAAGGGTCTGAAAAGCGTAAAGTATTAGTACGTCCAGTATCTAGCGAACGGAGCTTAAGGTACATCGACTGGGTAGAAGGTAACCGCCGTAAAGTGGATGAATTATCAAATGGCAAACTAGCCTACGTCTACATCCCGAACACCAGTGAACCAGGCTTTACTTCATTCAATCGTTACTTATTTAGTCAACAGGATAAAAAAGGAATCGTACTTGATGAACGTAATAATGGCGGCGGGAGTGCTGCAGATTATATGATTGACATTTTAAAAAGAACCCCATTCGGTTATTTCAATAGCAAGGCTAATGATAACCGTCCTTGGACCACTCCTATGGCAGGAATTTTTGGTCCTAAGGTGATGATCATCAATGAGCGTGCTGGATCAGGTGGTGACCTATTGCCTTACATGTTTAAGCAACAAAACTTAGGCCCCTTAGTAGGTACCAGAACTTGGGGAGGACTGGTAGGAACTTGGGATACACCACCGTTCGTGGACGGCGGTCGCATGGTGGCACCACGTGGCGGCTTTTACGACTTAAATGGAGAATGGGCTGTAGAAGGAGAAGGTGTAGCTCCTGACATTGAGGTGATTCAGACTCCGCGATTGACTATTCAAGGACAAGACCCGCAACTAGAGCGAGCGGTAGAAGAAGCGATGAAATTATTAAAGACCCAAGAATTTAAATATCAACCAGAACCGGAAGCTCCAGTTAGATGGAAGCGTCCAGATGGATATCAGAATGACAATTAA
- a CDS encoding ribosomal maturation YjgA family protein: protein MHRKSQATYVLGTLVFFLIEVFIAVYVFDDIVRPYLGDLLVVILLYCFTMAITHLRIITALTIVLCFSFVVEFLQGIQLIEMLGWQNSRLARTIIGTSFSYWDLLMYTAGALLILSIEWFISTRKA, encoded by the coding sequence ATGCATAGAAAAAGTCAAGCGACCTATGTACTAGGTACATTGGTATTTTTTCTAATAGAGGTATTCATAGCAGTGTACGTTTTTGATGACATTGTCAGACCTTATTTAGGAGATTTGCTAGTAGTCATTCTACTCTATTGTTTTACAATGGCTATAACACACCTTCGTATCATTACTGCGTTGACGATTGTTTTGTGCTTCAGTTTTGTAGTGGAATTTTTACAGGGAATCCAATTGATAGAAATGTTGGGGTGGCAAAATTCTAGGCTAGCGCGAACCATTATCGGAACCTCGTTTTCTTATTGGGATCTTTTAATGTATACCGCTGGAGCTTTATTGATTCTAAGCATAGAATGGTTTATAAGCACTAGGAAAGCTTGA
- a CDS encoding NAD(P)-dependent oxidoreductase: MKFALIRERKNPPDRRVVLSPVQAAQLEHAFAKAELLIEPSQVRIFPDSSYTQAGLQVAEDITEADVMIGVKEVPVDALIPGKKYFFFSHTIKKQPYNRDLLCAILDKKIELYDHETIVNESNMRLIGFGRYAGLVGAYNAFRALGLKDNLFKLPKVDDLADFDAVKTQLELIRTELPPVNIVITGSGKVSGGIKEILELLHIHELTPKEFLQLGQFQNNQTVFTQLDVDDYYTRKDGLTPTKTECYNNPELLESDFMKFAAVADILITGHFYGDGAPYFFTREDMKSENFNISLVADVSCDINGPIACTLRASTIADPLYGYDPSSEKEVAFNTPGSIAVMAVDNLPCELPKDASEGFGEMFLEHVFPAFFNDDADGILERAKMTTKDGTLTERFSYLEDYVNEPKTRF, from the coding sequence ATGAAGTTTGCCTTAATTCGAGAACGCAAAAACCCGCCAGATAGACGTGTGGTGCTCTCGCCTGTTCAAGCAGCTCAATTAGAGCACGCTTTCGCGAAAGCGGAACTCCTCATAGAACCATCACAAGTAAGAATATTTCCAGATTCTAGCTATACTCAAGCAGGTCTCCAGGTAGCGGAAGATATCACGGAAGCAGACGTCATGATAGGAGTGAAGGAAGTTCCCGTTGATGCTTTGATTCCAGGTAAAAAATACTTTTTCTTTTCACACACCATTAAAAAGCAACCTTACAATAGAGATTTGTTATGTGCCATACTCGATAAGAAAATTGAGTTGTACGATCACGAAACCATTGTGAATGAAAGCAATATGCGTTTAATAGGTTTTGGAAGGTATGCTGGATTGGTAGGAGCCTACAATGCATTCAGGGCGCTGGGACTGAAGGACAATTTGTTTAAGTTGCCTAAAGTAGATGATCTTGCCGATTTCGACGCGGTAAAAACCCAATTGGAACTTATACGAACGGAGTTACCGCCTGTAAATATTGTGATTACTGGTAGTGGTAAGGTAAGTGGTGGTATTAAAGAGATTCTAGAACTATTACACATACATGAATTAACGCCTAAAGAGTTTTTGCAATTAGGTCAATTTCAGAACAATCAGACGGTGTTTACGCAGCTGGACGTTGACGACTACTATACGAGAAAGGATGGTTTAACACCTACTAAAACAGAATGCTACAACAATCCAGAACTTCTTGAGTCTGATTTTATGAAATTTGCCGCTGTGGCTGATATTTTGATTACGGGTCACTTTTATGGCGATGGCGCACCGTATTTCTTCACAAGAGAGGATATGAAATCAGAAAATTTCAACATCTCGCTAGTAGCAGATGTAAGCTGTGATATTAATGGTCCTATTGCATGTACCTTACGGGCATCTACTATCGCTGACCCCTTGTATGGTTATGATCCATCCAGCGAGAAGGAAGTAGCTTTCAATACACCTGGATCTATAGCGGTCATGGCAGTAGATAATTTACCTTGCGAATTGCCTAAAGATGCTAGTGAGGGTTTTGGCGAGATGTTTTTAGAGCATGTATTTCCTGCCTTTTTTAACGATGACGCTGATGGGATACTGGAACGAGCCAAGATGACGACTAAGGATGGTACACTAACTGAACGTTTTTCTTATCTCGAGGATTATGTCAACGAGCCCAAAACGCGATTCTAA
- a CDS encoding HYC_CC_PP family protein produces MKQFIHRSMALLMAMVVLMTTTSFSMDMHYCGKTLVDYSFTQQAKSCGMEKVMTATDCELPVISQKPCCSDKQLVKESTDDLKVSWDQLAPVQQFFLSSFAYSYSNLLNSTGTSTNPFADYSPPFLRQDVQVLHQTFLI; encoded by the coding sequence ATGAAACAATTCATCCACAGATCAATGGCGCTTTTAATGGCGATGGTAGTCCTAATGACGACTACCAGTTTTTCTATGGACATGCATTACTGTGGTAAAACTCTAGTCGATTATTCATTCACACAGCAAGCAAAGTCATGTGGGATGGAGAAAGTCATGACTGCCACAGATTGTGAATTGCCGGTTATTTCTCAGAAACCCTGTTGCTCAGACAAGCAACTGGTTAAAGAAAGTACAGACGACCTCAAGGTTTCATGGGATCAATTGGCTCCAGTTCAACAGTTCTTTCTGTCGTCTTTTGCTTACTCTTATTCCAATCTTTTAAACAGTACAGGAACGAGCACTAATCCCTTTGCTGATTATTCCCCACCTTTTCTCAGGCAGGATGTACAAGTGTTGCATCAAACTTTCTTAATCTGA